agttAATGTGCAATCTGATGTTGGCATTCTCACTCAGTGTAACATGTAGGTCacagttgccccccccccccccaccaccacacacacccacacacattcacacacgtcaTAGATATTGACATGttacctacacacagacacacccacacacattcacacacgtcaTAGATATTGACATGttaccaacacacagacaaaacagaacCTTCCACATAAGCTCCACCACACACTTTGCAAAAACAGCGGACAGAGGGCCaaacctgtgtgagtgtgtgtatgagtcggtcagaggagagagacaggcctaCCTCTTTAAGACATTATCATAGCAAACAGCCCTGGCTAGGAAACATAGTAAATCTGAGCATTTcattgggggtggggtggggtgggggtggggggtctttATAAACAGCTTTATTTATAATCCTGAGCAGCACTGTCAGGGCTCAGCAATTAGAGTTGCTGTCGGAAAGGTGTAAGCTTgtgataactgtgtgtgtgtgtgtgtgtgtgtgtgtgtgtgtgagtgtgagtgtgagtgtgtgtgtgtgtgtgtgtgtgtgtgcgtgtgcgtgtgcgcgcgcgtgtgtgtgtgtgtgtggtgtgtactgatgggAGTTCCCGTTGTGGAGGTGATACGTACGCATGCCCATATAGCGCTTTTGCCCGGGGCGATGCACTCGCAGGCACAGCACACACGTCTAGGGCAGCTCAGCttgtgcgcatacacacacacacacacacacacacacacacacactctcctgttcACTCACAAGCACCCtgcatgcatatacacagactcgtgcacacacaagcacatctgaatacacacatagaaatacacccacccacccacacacccacacccacacacccacacccacacccacacacacacaaacacacacacacacacacgtctcgcAGACAGCAGGTTGCCTCAATAATTAATCAGTGGTCCTCGGGTGTTTTGCTCTCGCCTCATCAGAGGCTCCATTTCCATATCAGAGCCGTGTGTGGCAGGTTCATTGTCCTTGCcttcgctcctctctctcgctccctccctccctccctttttccctAATGCATtccgctccagctccagcttcctctctcctcttactAAACACACCGCCTCGCCCTTCTTTTggatttttctctccctctctctctgtcattctctctccctccctctccccctccagcactttctccctccctccctccctccttctccctccctctccttcactctctctctctccctccctcagtgccTCTAAACCAACACAGCTTACTAATTTTCatgccccctctcctccatttcACTGGGTTGCAGCATCCACTTTGACATGGGGTAGCGCAGAGAGCTCATTGTTCTGCTGCTCTGTCTGAGAAACACGCCCTTGGCATTACAGGGCTCCAAAAACGCCATCAAGTTAAACTCATGAGAGGGacgttgtgtgtatgtttgcgtgttgGGACTgtttatgtgctgtgtgtgtgtgtgtgtgtgtgtgtgtgtgtgtgtgtgtgtgtgcgcgtgtgtgtgtgtgtgtgcttactcaCCTGTGCTCTTACTGCTACACCATCTCGTACTGATTGGCAGTGATAAACCGTGACAGACAGCAGGCGAGCAGCATGCCGATCAGCTgcggagagacagagcagaacacacacagtcactggtTACCATGGCACTGGCAAATCCCCATGGCAACTGACCGACGCACGCAACCTGCGCGGCAAGATGAAAGCCTTTTGGGGCATCTATGGACATCAATAATGGCATACTGGATGAAAGATgttgaaaaaaagaggagaaaatataaaacaaaataaaaccacCAAATTAACCAGCGCTGGGAAAATGCGCTGGAAATTTCCTAATTACAATCACCACAGCACTCCTGGGAGATGGGCCATTAAAACGGCTGGCCTTTAATTGAAATTATTGAGTTATTTTTTTCCCTGGCCCTTTGATAGTGCAGAGCTGTGTGGCGATatatcactgctgtgtgtgtgtgtgtgtgtgtgtgtgtgtgtgtgtgtgtgtgtgtgcgtgcgtgtgtgtgtgtggacagggagggagagattaaTGCTTCAGCCATCTTTTTTAATGAAAGCAGCGGAAGGGCTGCTTGGCTGGCTCCATCTCTGGCTGACCATCCTACaacccctcccatccccttATACTGCGTCTCAacgcatgctctctctctctctcacacacacacacacacacacacacacacactcagaggaagGATTAGGCTGCATTAGGACCGCGGCGCTCTTTTAAAAGGTGTCATTGATCTCTTCTCGGCGCCTCCGCTGGCCGATAACATTTACAGTTCAATTAATGGCGCGCGGATCCAGAAGAGCGTTCGTCCGCGGGTCACCGGGGCTGgctgacagcccccccccccactccccccccccacacaagcACAGCCCCTCCAGgaccattagggctaatggaggagggggacagagaggaggaggaggaggaggaggaggaggaggggagcgcTGGGCTAATCGAGCATGTCAGCTGAGCACGGGGAACGACCGACCGGCCAGCGCTCGCtcactgtgcagagagagagagagagagatggaaggatgaaagagactgagagggaggtgaacagacagggagggaagCGTGCGATGAGacgggaggacagagggagagaacagagaaggacacgaaagagagagagagagagagagagagagagagagagcagcaaagacggagagaaagacagacgcAGGAAGGAgcagaagggagaaagagatagacatgggagagagagggaaacagagataAAGAGCGGACCGCACAGACAGGGAGCGAAAAACAGGGCacggaaggagagaaagagtgagagataagGAAAGGGAGGTAGCTCTCAGCCATCCTAATCTGCATAATAGTCCCGAGGCACTGGaggaggtatgtgtgtgcgtgtgtgtgtgtgtgtgtgtctgtgtgtgtgtctctctctctagctgtctgtctgtgtgtgtgtgtgtgtgtgtgtgtgagggttgaggaagagaaagagagagctggtcCTGAGTGACAGACGgcctgattgtgtgtgaaggaggcgTGTTTGCGCTGAGCCCCAGCTGTGCAGGGAGCAGGcaaggatcacacacacacacacacacacacacacacacacacacacacacacacacacacacacacacacacacacacacacacacacacacacacacacacacacacacacacacacacacacacacacacacaggcacacacacttacatcactTGTGTTCTGATGTGACAAATGTAGACCATCTCTGTATATATACCATGCTCTACGTAGTCCATCAGTCTTGGGattctcactccctttctccacCTTTACCTGAGCAATATGTCCTATGCAGACATCTTACCTACTTGACATAGCATGAAGAAAAACCTCCTATATCATGATGTTTGAAATAACAGACAGTGAAGAGACCAGTAAATACCTGCGAGAAAGCAATGCCAAAGGTCACACCAGCAATAATGCCCATGTTGGTCTCGATGAAGGAGGTCACCAGTTCATAGCAACCCTGCAGGAAAGAAAACAAcccccatgagtgtgtgtgtgtgtgtgtgtgtgtgtgtgtgtgggtgtgtgtgtgtgtgggtgtgtgtgtgtgtgtgtgtgtgcgtgcttatgtgtgtgcggAGGCGGGCACATTAATGTGAGGCTATGTTTACataagtgtttatgtgtgtttatacatcAACTCATCACAGTTCATCATAATGCTCTGTGACAAATACAATGACTCTCTGACCCTCAGAgccaagggggtgggggggatttcTAATCGAATCGAACTGAAGTGTgtaccaaggttattatagttttccatttacacatttgtttttattttgattatttgtttgtattcaATCTGAATTTCCGTTTAGTTTTAGTGAAATTCACCAGTGGCTTCGTTACTTTCAATTTGGTCTTTATTTCATGGACTCATTTCTATTTAGTCTTTATTTCATGGACTCATCTCTATTTGGTCTTTATTTCATGGACTCATTTCTATTCTGTTTTAGTTTATTATGGTTTCAGTTTTAGTCATTTCAGTTAAGGTCAGAAGTCATACACGACCAGTGCAGCATGAGAAATGATCTTCTTATTGAAGATATCACCACATCAATACTAAACTTATTTTAACATCTGCTGTAGACTACATTTGTTTCAGACTGATTGCCTGTTAAAGATGAGGTTCACGATTCGGTttttgcaaaaggttgttgatatttgtgctcaacagccaatcaaatgacagccctcccttccgtgctcctgaagcaccgtgttgattgggCTGGGGTTCAGCTCGGTCCGAggcactatgtttgtttcccatttacagagccaggactgcggacactaaacagacagacagctagaggaccgtgggGAGCAATTTGCTAAATTTGccaaaaaagtgtatgggattagaatcgcagcCTGAATCTTGAATACACATAAAAGGCAAGAACATGACTAAATATTTCAACAATTTACATCAGGAAAGCAATAGGACATGGGTTTTTTACAGTCAACTCCACCAGTATAGTTAACTCAAATCCCCTAAAGAACTCACATGTGAACTTAAACTTAAAAACGTCACGTGCGTCACTCACGCTCTGTCTCGCTACATTTTTTCCTCTGGATAATGTGTATTCCTGTCGATCATGGGAACTTTGAGGGTGAACTTTAACATTTGGGAGATTCTTGATTCTTGATTTCTACACCACAGATGCTGTTACCTGAATTTACCTGAATGCATTCTCTTGCACCACTTTCACTATTCCATTTGAAATACATAAAGGACTCACATGTATGTCCCTAACATATTTGACTTCTTCACTTAATAACTAGTACTACTTCTACTAGTTAGAATGTGGAGCTCCTGACGTGCTATATCGCCACCTTAAGGTTGTAAGCTATAGCTACACATTGTACACAGAATTTTGAGAGTGACACCCTTTGAATGGAGACGATGTCCACTGTCTTGAAATGATAacaattctttcttttttttaatttttttaatttttttatttatattcgtCTATTTGAACAAtcattagtttagtttagttttgcaTTTTCTCCAGGTAAATAATTTGATTTCAGTTCACGAAAATGTCTCAAAACCCTTAGTTTTCATCTTAGTTGTAGTTTAGGTGTTTACGCTGATAACTCAGGTGTGTacgcgtgtaggtgtgtgtgtgtgtgtacgcgtgtaggtgtgtgtgtgtgtacgcgtgtaggtgtgtgtgtgtgtgtgtgtgtgtgtgtgtgtgggactgaccTGCTGGTGAACCTTGCTGGGGGCGATGGTGGAGTTGCGCAGGTCAGCGGAGCTGCAGTCGGACGTGTTGACACAGCAGCTGGAGGGGATGCCGTTGGTGGGGTAGTAGACGCTGGTGAACCAGCTGGTGTAGTTCAGCACGCCGCAGCAGCGCAGCTGaggggaggaacacacacacacacacacacacacacacacacacacacgtcagatgAGGggggaacacatacacacacacacacgtcagatgAGGGGGGAACACACACGTCAGATGTGCCcgagtggagggagggaggaacacacacgtcagatgaggggaggaacgaacacacacacacacacatcagatgaggggaggaacgaacacacacacacacgtcagatgAGGGTGGAACACACATGTcagatgaggggaggagggaggcgggtggtggtggtggtgaaagAGGGTGAGTGACAGAAAGGAGAAGTAAAACAAGAAGAACGGAGAGATCCGTTGACAGAACGCACAGATTCATTGGGGATGAAGAGAGCACCACACACAGGTCTAGGCTGGAAGGGTTAACCCAGGAAGGCAGACACTaataaagacagacagtgagaccgAAACCAAGAGGGGCGGACAGGAGTAACGAATGAAAGAGGGAATCCAGAGAGACAGCATCCGCATCCATAACAGCCTGCTTGATGTGCGCGCCATCACTCTTCATTAACAGTCTGCACTTGCTCTCTAATTGCACATTAACCCTGACCCCGGCCCTGGTGCAGCCACCACTGGAGCACGGCAGCAGCGGGACTCTCCAGCACCACTCAAATGACACTCCATTCACTCAATCAATGACCAGAATAGGGCCcccaacagacagacaaatcaccaaagtgtgtgagtgtgtgtgtgtgtgtgtgtgtgtgtgtgtgtcacttagtGCATGTATGTCTATATCGGTGGTGTACTAATCAAACAGTATATTTGTTTACGAACATGTGAGCGATCAGCGCTagactttagtgtgtgtgtgtgtgtgtgtgtgtgtgtgtgtgtgtgtgagtgtgtgtgtgtgtgtgtgtgtgtgtgtgtgtgtcacttagtGCATGTATGTCTATATCGGTGGTGTACTAATCAAACAGTATATTTGTTGCGAGCATGTGAGCGATCAGCGCTagactttagtgtgtgtgtgtgtgtgtgtgtgttacttacgCTACGCTGGACATTATCCACAGCCAGGCTCTTCTCGTCCTTGGCATCGTAGTCCTGCACTGCCTCGTTGTATGTCCTCAGGAAAGTTCCCTTTATCTgacgaggcacacacacacacacacacacacacacataagtaattgcacacacatacaatcacagtcacaatcacacacacttacagtcacccacattcacacacacacacacacgcacacgcacacgcacacgcacacgcacacgcacacgcacacacacacacacacacacacacacacagaacagaacagaactgagTCGTACATGATTAGTGCATGCGGCGCAGTCCAAATAGCTGCCTGTTGCGAGGCAGATGGAGCCCCCTGCTGATGTCTCCCCATTACCCATAATTCAGCGGGAGTACTCACCTCGTGGCGGAACACAAAGCCGGAGATGCCAGCCACCAGCTCTGCCAGGAAGACCAGCGAGAGGAACATGGCATActggagaaagacagggaagaaaggaggaagagaccgagagagagagagggatgaaaggaggaagagaaagacagtgaggagATGGTTCTACAGtggaagtgacagacagaca
Above is a window of Clupea harengus chromosome 21, Ch_v2.0.2, whole genome shotgun sequence DNA encoding:
- the tspan7b gene encoding tetraspanin-7b codes for the protein MASRRMETKPVITCLKTLLVVYSFVFWITGAVLLAVGLWGQFMLGPYISLIAENSTNAPYVLIGTGTTIIVFGLFGCFATCRGSPWMLKLYAMFLSLVFLAELVAGISGFVFRHEIKGTFLRTYNEAVQDYDAKDEKSLAVDNVQRSLRCCGVLNYTSWFTSVYYPTNGIPSSCCVNTSDCSSADLRNSTIAPSKVHQQGCYELVTSFIETNMGIIAGVTFGIAFSQLIGMLLACCLSRFITANQYEMV